In Chromobacterium rhizoryzae, one genomic interval encodes:
- a CDS encoding efflux RND transporter periplasmic adaptor subunit, with protein MKKRVVASAAALALAAAGLAGWYGSRTSAAASKTAARPPIAVGIAKVAAEDLPMELSATGNVTAIEKVEVKPQVSGVVAKVHVKEGQSVSPGQLLFTLDAAAETAQLKKAQAQTLSDQAQLKNAERDLARSRDLLAKNFVSQSVVDANQSKADALSATVAADRAQVEAARVALDYKTLRASIGGRIGVIGVYPGTLVQPGMAAAMLTITRIHPINATFTLPERELGAVRAAEAAGKLLVRATLPDSGDSVDGKLVFIDSAVDSANGTLTLKAEFSNPDGKLWPGQFVTVSLNAGRYRQATTIPVAALLTGPEGKFSYAVQADGSVKRVPVELLAIHKEKAVVKGLSVGEAVVSNGGLNLRPGDKVRAAAAGPAGGGQ; from the coding sequence ATGAAGAAACGAGTCGTTGCAAGCGCTGCCGCGCTTGCTCTGGCTGCGGCCGGCCTGGCCGGCTGGTATGGCTCCAGGACGAGCGCCGCCGCGTCCAAAACCGCGGCGCGCCCGCCGATTGCCGTTGGCATCGCCAAAGTGGCGGCGGAGGATCTGCCGATGGAACTGAGCGCCACCGGCAATGTCACCGCCATTGAAAAGGTGGAGGTCAAGCCGCAGGTGTCCGGCGTGGTGGCCAAGGTCCACGTCAAGGAAGGCCAGAGCGTAAGCCCGGGCCAATTGCTGTTCACGCTGGACGCGGCGGCGGAAACCGCGCAGCTGAAAAAGGCTCAGGCGCAGACGCTCAGCGACCAGGCCCAGCTGAAAAACGCCGAACGCGACCTGGCGCGCAGCCGCGACCTGCTGGCGAAAAACTTCGTCTCGCAAAGCGTGGTGGACGCCAACCAGTCCAAGGCCGACGCGCTCAGCGCCACCGTGGCCGCGGACCGCGCCCAGGTGGAGGCGGCCCGCGTGGCGCTGGACTACAAAACGCTGCGCGCCTCCATCGGCGGACGCATCGGCGTGATCGGCGTCTATCCGGGCACCCTGGTGCAGCCGGGCATGGCCGCGGCGATGCTGACCATCACCCGCATTCATCCGATCAACGCCACCTTCACCCTGCCCGAGCGCGAACTGGGCGCGGTGCGCGCCGCCGAGGCCGCCGGCAAGCTGCTTGTGCGCGCCACGCTGCCGGACAGCGGCGACAGCGTGGACGGCAAACTGGTTTTCATCGACAGCGCGGTGGACAGCGCCAACGGCACGTTGACGCTGAAAGCCGAGTTTTCCAATCCGGACGGCAAGCTGTGGCCGGGCCAATTCGTCACCGTCTCGCTTAACGCTGGCCGCTACCGGCAGGCCACCACCATTCCGGTGGCGGCGCTGCTGACCGGGCCGGAAGGCAAATTCAGCTACGCGGTGCAGGCCGACGGCAGCGTCAAGCGCGTGCCGGTGGAACTGCTGGCCATCCATAAGGAAAAAGCCGTCGTCAAAGGGCTGAGCGTAGGCGAGGCCGTGGTGTCCAACGGCGGCCTCAACCTGCGCCCAGGCGACAAGGTGCGCGCGGCCGCGGCCGGCCCGGCCGGCGGAGGCCAGTGA
- a CDS encoding efflux RND transporter permease subunit, with translation MQISELCIRRPVMTVLLCLSLVVAGLIAYQKLPIAALPSFDTPTINVSASLPGASPDSMASSVAAPLEKQFSTIPGIAVISSSSTLGSTSITLEFDNDRNIDLAAVDVQAALLRAQRSLPTEMTSTPSYRKVNPADSPVLLLALNSPAMSLSDLNDYAENWISPNISTLKGVAQVNIFGQKRYAVRIKADPGKLASRNLTLDDVAASIRAANVNTPVGTLEGKSQLMTVEANRQLQNAAQFANLVIASRNGLPVRLSDVAAVEDSVENLKSGSWVNSERSIVLAVMRQSDANTVAVVDAIRKELPQLQAQLPGSVRLNLLNDRSQSIREAIHDVKLTLLLTIALVIMVIFMFLQRMAATVIPALSLPISLIGTIGLMYWLGYSLDNISLLGITLAVGLVVDDAIVMLENIVRYIEEGLSPMEAALRGSREIAFTIVSISLSLVAIFIPIFFMQGVIGLLFHEFAVVVSLAVLVSAAVSLTLIPLLSSRFLSADSIGHQARRGRLAAALENGFDAVLAGYRRTLDLALNHRRLTLAGALSTFVLTALMFNGIPKGFFPTEDTGQIMASTEAAQDISYEAMLKLQQRAAAITQANPNVAFATSSLSGGNTGRMFIQLKPRGERAKLDPTMESLRRDLRAVPGLSVYLNPTQNLRLGGRQSKSRYQYTLQGIQAESLNTWSDKLLQQMQADPIFRDVTSDSQLKGLQAKLNIDRDKANLLGVDIQSIRSALYSAFGERQISTIYTASDNYQVILQADDPFKVNEFDFSRLRVRAADGQLVPLSSIASVERTVGPISVNHQGQLQAVTLSFNLAPGIPLSQADQHLRQLKDRISLPPSIATSYSGDAAAFEETQGSQILLLGIAVAVIYVLLGVLYESYIHPLTILSGLPSAAIGALGTLMLFGQELTVIASIGILMLIGIVKKNAIMMIDFALEAQRKQGMSPEQAIHAACLLRFRPIMMTTLAALMGALPIALGLGAGAELRQPLGLAVVGGLVFSQVVTLYITPVLYLYFDALAQRHAAWREKRRALRA, from the coding sequence ATGCAAATCTCCGAGCTCTGCATCCGCCGTCCGGTGATGACGGTGCTGCTGTGCCTGTCCCTGGTGGTGGCCGGTCTGATCGCCTATCAGAAACTGCCCATCGCCGCGCTGCCCAGCTTCGACACCCCCACCATCAACGTTTCCGCCAGCCTGCCCGGCGCCAGCCCGGACAGCATGGCCTCCTCGGTGGCCGCGCCGCTGGAAAAGCAGTTTTCCACCATTCCCGGCATCGCGGTGATCAGTTCGTCCAGCACCCTGGGCAGCACCTCGATCACGCTGGAGTTCGACAACGACCGCAATATCGATCTGGCGGCGGTGGACGTGCAGGCGGCGCTGCTGCGCGCGCAGCGTTCTCTGCCGACGGAAATGACCTCGACGCCGTCCTACCGCAAGGTCAACCCGGCGGATTCGCCGGTGCTGCTGCTAGCGCTCAATTCGCCGGCGATGTCACTGTCCGACCTCAACGACTACGCCGAAAACTGGATATCGCCCAATATCTCCACCCTCAAGGGCGTGGCCCAGGTCAATATCTTCGGCCAGAAGCGCTACGCGGTGCGGATCAAGGCCGACCCGGGCAAGCTGGCCTCGCGCAATCTGACACTGGACGACGTGGCCGCCAGCATCCGCGCCGCCAACGTCAACACCCCGGTGGGCACGCTGGAGGGCAAATCGCAGCTGATGACGGTGGAAGCCAACCGCCAGCTGCAAAACGCCGCCCAGTTCGCCAACTTGGTGATCGCCAGCCGCAACGGCCTGCCGGTGAGGCTGTCCGACGTGGCCGCGGTGGAAGACAGCGTGGAAAACCTCAAAAGCGGCAGCTGGGTCAACAGCGAGCGCTCCATCGTGCTGGCGGTGATGCGGCAGAGCGACGCCAACACCGTGGCGGTGGTGGACGCCATCCGCAAGGAACTGCCGCAATTGCAGGCGCAGTTGCCCGGCTCGGTGCGGCTGAACCTGCTGAACGACCGCTCGCAGTCCATCCGCGAAGCCATCCACGACGTCAAGCTGACCCTGCTGCTCACCATCGCGCTGGTGATCATGGTGATCTTCATGTTCCTGCAGCGCATGGCGGCCACGGTGATCCCGGCGCTGTCGCTGCCGATCTCGCTGATCGGCACCATAGGCCTGATGTACTGGCTGGGCTACAGCCTGGACAATATCTCGCTGCTGGGCATCACGCTGGCGGTGGGCCTGGTGGTGGACGACGCCATCGTGATGCTGGAAAACATCGTCCGCTACATCGAGGAAGGACTGTCGCCAATGGAGGCGGCGCTGAGGGGCTCGCGCGAGATCGCCTTCACCATCGTGTCGATCTCCTTGTCGCTGGTGGCCATCTTCATTCCCATCTTCTTCATGCAGGGCGTGATCGGCCTGCTGTTCCATGAGTTCGCCGTGGTGGTGTCGCTGGCGGTGCTGGTGTCGGCGGCGGTGTCGCTGACCCTGATCCCGCTGCTGTCCTCGCGCTTTCTCAGCGCCGACTCGATCGGACACCAGGCCCGGCGCGGCCGGCTGGCCGCCGCGCTGGAAAACGGCTTCGACGCGGTGCTGGCCGGCTATCGCCGCACGCTGGACCTGGCGCTCAATCATCGCCGCCTGACCCTGGCCGGCGCGCTGTCCACCTTCGTCCTGACCGCGCTGATGTTCAACGGCATTCCCAAGGGCTTCTTCCCCACCGAGGACACCGGCCAGATCATGGCCAGCACCGAGGCGGCGCAGGACATCTCCTACGAGGCCATGCTCAAGCTGCAGCAACGCGCCGCGGCCATCACCCAGGCCAATCCCAACGTCGCCTTCGCCACCTCCTCGCTGTCCGGCGGCAACACCGGCCGCATGTTCATCCAGCTCAAACCGCGCGGCGAGCGCGCCAAGCTGGACCCGACCATGGAAAGCCTGCGCCGCGACCTGCGCGCGGTGCCGGGGCTCAGCGTCTATCTGAACCCGACGCAGAACCTGCGCCTGGGCGGACGCCAGAGCAAGAGCCGCTACCAGTACACCTTGCAAGGCATTCAGGCGGAAAGCCTGAACACCTGGTCCGACAAGCTCTTGCAGCAGATGCAGGCCGATCCCATCTTCCGCGACGTCACCAGCGATTCCCAGCTCAAGGGGCTGCAAGCCAAGCTGAACATAGACCGCGACAAGGCCAATCTGCTGGGCGTGGACATCCAGAGCATACGCAGCGCGCTGTACAGCGCCTTCGGCGAACGGCAGATTTCCACCATCTACACCGCCAGCGACAACTATCAGGTCATCCTGCAGGCGGACGACCCGTTCAAGGTCAACGAGTTCGACTTCTCGCGGCTACGCGTGCGCGCCGCCGACGGCCAGCTGGTGCCGCTGTCCAGCATCGCCTCGGTGGAGCGCACCGTCGGCCCGATCTCGGTCAACCACCAGGGCCAGTTGCAGGCGGTGACGCTGTCCTTCAACCTGGCGCCCGGCATCCCGCTGAGCCAGGCCGATCAACACCTGCGCCAGCTCAAGGACCGCATCTCGCTGCCGCCCTCCATCGCCACCAGCTATAGCGGCGACGCCGCCGCCTTCGAGGAAACCCAGGGCAGCCAGATCCTGTTGCTGGGCATCGCGGTGGCGGTGATCTACGTGCTGCTGGGGGTGCTGTACGAAAGCTATATCCACCCGCTGACAATTCTGTCCGGCCTGCCCTCCGCCGCCATCGGCGCGCTGGGCACGCTGATGCTGTTCGGCCAGGAACTGACCGTGATCGCCAGCATCGGCATCCTGATGCTGATCGGCATCGTCAAAAAGAACGCCATCATGATGATCGATTTCGCGCTGGAGGCGCAGCGCAAACAGGGCATGTCGCCGGAACAGGCCATCCACGCCGCCTGCCTGCTGCGTTTCCGGCCCATCATGATGACCACGCTGGCGGCGCTGATGGGCGCGCTGCCCATCGCGCTGGGTCTGGGCGCCGGCGCCGAGCTGCGCCAGCCGCTGGGCCTGGCGGTGGTGGGCGGCCTAGTGTTCTCCCAGGTGGTCACGCTCTACATCACCCCGGTGCTCTATCTGTACTTCGACGCGCTGGCGCAACGCCACGCGGCCTGGCGGGAAAAACGGCGCGCGCTGCGCGCCTGA
- a CDS encoding FitA-like ribbon-helix-helix domain-containing protein produces the protein MANLIVRNIDDEVAAELKRRAAAHGVSAEAEHRRILRSALLAQPKRRSFAEVLANMPDVGEDADFERSRE, from the coding sequence ATGGCCAATCTGATCGTGCGCAATATCGACGATGAAGTCGCCGCGGAGCTCAAACGTCGCGCGGCGGCCCACGGCGTCAGCGCCGAAGCCGAGCATCGCCGCATTCTGCGCAGCGCCTTGCTCGCTCAACCCAAACGCCGCAGCTTTGCCGAAGTCCTGGCCAATATGCCCGACGTGGGCGAAGACGCCGACTTCGAACGCAGCCGGGAATAG
- a CDS encoding type II toxin-antitoxin system VapC family toxin, with product MYLVDTNIVSEARKGGKANAGVLAFWRSADTDSLYLSAISVGEIRRGIENLKHRGDLKQAGLLEQWLDTITQEFSQRILNFDADCAQVWGKLMSPHPQNAVDKQIAAIALIHDLTIVTRNSGDFAGTGVKLLNPFAPI from the coding sequence GTGTATCTGGTGGACACCAATATCGTCAGCGAAGCTCGCAAAGGCGGCAAAGCCAATGCAGGCGTGCTCGCCTTCTGGCGATCGGCGGACACGGACAGCCTCTATCTGTCCGCCATCAGCGTGGGGGAAATTCGCCGCGGCATCGAGAATCTCAAGCACCGCGGCGACCTCAAGCAGGCCGGCCTGCTGGAACAATGGCTGGACACCATCACCCAGGAATTTTCCCAACGCATTCTGAACTTCGATGCCGATTGCGCCCAGGTATGGGGCAAGTTGATGTCCCCTCATCCCCAGAACGCCGTCGACAAGCAAATCGCCGCCATCGCGCTGATCCACGACCTGACGATCGTGACCCGCAATAGCGGCGATTTTGCCGGCACCGGCGTCAAACTATTGAACCCGTTCGCTCCGATCTAA
- a CDS encoding CNP1-like family protein: MKTFAAIIVLALCAAQPALADNKIKKNIDFAPEVPWQEGDYQLPPYPAQPDWIAVSTDNLQVNQYFVDAKTLSAGEDGVVRMIVRVKSPAGGENLSFEGLLCNEGSYRAYAFGNSIDKNWIRSNKAVWRKIERDDKLRRSLRDLACPDKRAPRDAEEAIKRLRQG, from the coding sequence TTGAAGACCTTTGCCGCCATCATCGTGCTGGCCCTCTGCGCCGCGCAGCCGGCGCTGGCCGACAACAAGATCAAGAAGAATATAGATTTTGCGCCGGAGGTGCCGTGGCAGGAGGGCGATTACCAGTTGCCGCCGTATCCGGCGCAGCCGGACTGGATCGCGGTCAGCACCGACAATCTGCAGGTCAATCAGTATTTCGTCGACGCCAAGACCCTGAGCGCGGGCGAGGACGGCGTGGTGCGGATGATCGTGCGGGTGAAAAGCCCGGCCGGCGGCGAGAATCTGAGTTTCGAGGGTCTGTTGTGCAATGAGGGCAGCTACCGCGCTTACGCTTTTGGCAACAGCATCGATAAAAACTGGATCCGTTCCAACAAGGCGGTGTGGCGCAAGATAGAGCGCGACGACAAGCTGCGCCGTTCGCTGCGCGATCTGGCCTGCCCGGACAAGCGCGCGCCGCGCGACGCCGAGGAGGCGATCAAGCGCTTGCGCCAGGGCTGA
- a CDS encoding NRDE family protein has protein sequence MCVIAFAYKTPGLGQLVLLANRDEYYARPTEPLDWWPQYQNTLGGRDAESGGGWLMVDGRGRIAAVTNIRDGHPVKAERSRGELVERFVAGDEDPFAFADWLRAEQGRYAPFNLLFGYTSDLFHFHSRGGQIARVTPGIHTLSNATLDTPWFKSERLAEYLREFQRVPTEDQAFIALSDGTPAPPGQLPNTRIGSALERVLSPIFIKGRDYGTRASMLLTVSARGDMQFSELSWGLAGRETGRRRFTLRPGQPSAAPAR, from the coding sequence ATGTGCGTGATCGCTTTTGCCTACAAGACCCCCGGACTGGGCCAGCTGGTGTTGCTGGCCAACCGGGACGAATACTATGCGCGTCCGACTGAGCCGCTGGATTGGTGGCCGCAATATCAGAATACGCTGGGCGGCCGCGACGCCGAGTCCGGCGGCGGCTGGCTGATGGTGGACGGCCGCGGCCGCATCGCCGCGGTGACCAATATCCGCGACGGCCATCCGGTCAAGGCGGAGCGCTCGCGCGGCGAACTGGTGGAGCGCTTCGTCGCCGGCGACGAGGACCCGTTCGCCTTCGCGGACTGGCTGCGCGCCGAGCAAGGCCGCTATGCGCCGTTTAACCTGTTGTTCGGCTATACCTCGGACCTGTTTCATTTCCACAGCCGCGGCGGCCAGATCGCCCGGGTGACGCCGGGCATTCACACCTTGTCCAACGCCACGCTGGACACGCCGTGGTTCAAGAGCGAGCGGCTGGCGGAGTATTTGCGCGAGTTTCAGCGCGTGCCCACCGAGGATCAGGCTTTCATCGCCCTGTCCGACGGCACGCCGGCGCCGCCGGGACAGTTGCCGAACACCCGCATCGGTTCCGCGCTGGAGCGGGTGCTGTCGCCCATCTTCATCAAGGGCCGCGACTATGGCACCCGCGCGTCCATGCTGCTGACGGTGTCGGCGCGCGGCGATATGCAGTTTTCGGAATTGAGTTGGGGCCTGGCCGGCAGGGAAACCGGCCGCCGCCGTTTCACCTTGCGTCCGGGCCAGCCAAGCGCGGCCCCGGCGCGTTGA
- a CDS encoding sulfurtransferase TusA family protein, with protein MNFDKTIDLSGLNCPLPILRAKKALAEMDSGAVLEVIATDPGAPKDFEAFCRQTGNALLTSDTTAEGKFRMVLKRK; from the coding sequence ATGAATTTCGACAAGACCATAGACCTCTCCGGCCTCAACTGCCCGCTGCCCATCCTGCGCGCCAAGAAGGCGCTGGCGGAAATGGACAGCGGCGCGGTGCTGGAGGTGATCGCCACCGATCCCGGCGCGCCCAAGGACTTCGAAGCCTTCTGCCGTCAGACCGGCAATGCGCTGTTGACCTCGGACACCACGGCGGAAGGCAAATTCCGCATGGTGCTGAAACGGAAATAA